In Desulfosediminicola ganghwensis, a single window of DNA contains:
- a CDS encoding helix-hairpin-helix domain-containing protein, whose product MLRQVNGELTLVNEQHDESVDDDRDRASHLTPFFFEPVPINSADYSLLSTLPGIGPAMAERIVQHRRQYGPVTTIKQLEKIPGIGEKRSAQLANHITFK is encoded by the coding sequence ATGCTTCGTCAGGTAAATGGTGAGTTGACACTTGTAAATGAGCAACATGATGAATCCGTTGATGATGATAGAGATAGAGCTTCTCATCTGACACCGTTTTTCTTTGAACCTGTACCTATCAATAGCGCTGACTACTCGCTTCTGTCGACACTGCCCGGGATCGGTCCTGCCATGGCAGAACGGATAGTGCAACACCGCAGGCAGTATGGTCCGGTAACAACGATAAAACAACTTGAAAAAATACCTGGAATAGGCGAAAAGCGATCAGCACAGCTCGCAAACCATATCACTTTTAAATGA
- the recJ gene encoding single-stranded-DNA-specific exonuclease RecJ, with protein MQDELPELIKKIFAKKNITDDQDIFRFLHPKLETLPHPLNMKGMQQAVECIVKGVEEGDDIVIWGDYDVDGTTATSLLVNFFRKLGIEPYWHIPNRLKDGYGLNTEVFEQLKSTHSIDNFLLITVDCGISNSKEVAEILELGGKVIVTDHHQLPLGDLPGCVILNPNQDGCDFASEKLAGVGVAFYLAAAVRSELEKHGYFRENEKPNLKDYLGFVALGTVSDLVEITETNRILVRAGMEALPNSSIPGLRYLLESAGLYGSLLTSEDIGFSIGPRINAAGRLGTADVAVELMTCDNHTSGSDLAKKLESYNERRKSICSDNLETALTLIQRGNLAEKSAIVVAGDFHPGVIGIVASKIVDVYRKPTVVFAEEGENESTSYKGSGRSVEGIDLLGCLHNCSHLLGKYGGHAMAAGLSIAANNIESFREEMSRHVELEKMNILQGAQGNTLNIECNLDEVMSGNAIDYLMKLEPFGPENEKPTFTDPKAQVISCKAIGGLGQHLQLIVRGKYSNYRAIGFGLGERISEVKKQPERSITFTPMMNRFRGSVEWQLRIIEI; from the coding sequence ATGCAAGACGAACTTCCAGAACTTATTAAAAAAATCTTCGCCAAAAAAAACATCACAGATGATCAGGATATTTTTCGCTTCCTTCACCCTAAACTCGAAACTCTTCCGCATCCTTTAAATATGAAGGGCATGCAGCAGGCAGTTGAATGCATTGTCAAAGGGGTAGAGGAGGGCGATGATATCGTCATTTGGGGTGATTATGACGTTGACGGCACCACAGCGACTTCACTTTTAGTAAATTTCTTCAGAAAATTAGGCATTGAACCATATTGGCATATCCCGAACAGGTTAAAAGATGGTTATGGCCTGAACACTGAGGTGTTTGAACAACTCAAGAGTACGCATTCAATTGATAATTTCCTTCTCATTACTGTCGACTGCGGAATTTCAAACAGCAAGGAAGTTGCAGAAATTCTCGAACTTGGTGGAAAAGTTATAGTCACAGATCATCACCAGCTCCCTTTAGGGGATTTACCTGGTTGTGTAATCCTCAACCCTAATCAGGACGGTTGTGATTTTGCCAGCGAAAAGCTGGCCGGAGTTGGTGTTGCCTTCTACCTTGCCGCAGCCGTCAGGTCAGAATTAGAAAAACATGGGTACTTCAGGGAGAACGAGAAGCCAAATCTCAAAGATTATCTTGGCTTTGTAGCTCTTGGAACTGTATCGGATCTCGTGGAAATAACAGAAACCAATCGTATCCTGGTACGGGCAGGTATGGAGGCATTACCCAATTCTTCAATTCCAGGCTTGCGATATCTCTTGGAGAGTGCCGGACTCTACGGCTCACTTTTAACCTCTGAAGACATAGGATTTTCAATTGGGCCACGCATCAATGCCGCTGGAAGACTTGGTACGGCTGATGTCGCTGTCGAGCTGATGACCTGTGACAACCATACCTCAGGAAGCGATCTGGCAAAAAAGCTGGAATCATACAATGAAAGAAGAAAGTCTATTTGTTCAGATAACCTAGAAACTGCTTTAACATTGATACAGCGGGGTAACCTTGCTGAAAAATCCGCTATAGTAGTTGCTGGTGATTTTCACCCGGGAGTTATCGGTATTGTCGCGTCAAAAATAGTGGATGTGTACCGGAAGCCAACCGTTGTATTTGCAGAAGAGGGTGAAAATGAATCGACTTCATACAAAGGGTCTGGGCGTTCTGTTGAGGGAATAGACCTGCTGGGTTGTCTTCACAATTGTTCACATCTCCTGGGAAAATACGGCGGGCATGCTATGGCTGCCGGCTTATCAATTGCTGCAAACAACATAGAATCTTTCAGAGAAGAGATGAGTCGCCATGTTGAGCTTGAAAAAATGAATATTTTACAGGGTGCTCAAGGCAACACTCTCAACATAGAATGTAATCTGGACGAGGTAATGTCCGGGAATGCCATTGATTACCTGATGAAATTAGAGCCGTTTGGCCCGGAAAACGAAAAACCGACTTTCACCGATCCAAAAGCGCAGGTAATTTCCTGCAAGGCAATAGGTGGGCTTGGACAGCATTTACAGCTTATTGTGCGTGGTAAATACTCGAATTATCGTGCTATTGGTTTCGGTTTAGGGGAGCGGATCTCAGAAGTGAAGAAGCAACCTGAGAGATCAATCACTTTTACACCAATGATGAATAGATTTCGAGGTTCTGTGGAGTGGCAACTCCGAATAATAGAGATCTGA
- the miaA gene encoding tRNA (adenosine(37)-N6)-dimethylallyltransferase MiaA — MMTESTDTIYQELTNTPVLALVGPTAIGKTDLSLEIARVCNCEIISVDSMQVYKFMDIGTAKIKPEEMAGIPHHLIDVAYPDEEYDAARFVKEAAAAIAAIIAKGKTPLLTGGTGLYLKALVDGLFAGVPEDREIREQLKLRAASEGTSKLHEELSLCDRISADRIHPNDTLRIIRGLEIYLASGVPWSEHLRRQKQSEQNGIVNNILQVGLTCDRQKLYERINMRSEIMLEQGLEEEVMGLLKMGYHENLNSMKSIGYRHMLNFLSGLWNYEEMMEYLARDTRRYAKRQYTWFNKITDLEWFEVENKKIIIDHMSNWLQKQQ, encoded by the coding sequence ATGATGACCGAATCCACAGACACTATTTACCAAGAACTGACGAACACCCCGGTACTTGCTCTTGTTGGTCCCACAGCTATAGGCAAAACAGATCTCTCCCTGGAAATAGCCAGGGTTTGTAACTGCGAAATCATTAGTGTTGACTCCATGCAGGTTTACAAATTCATGGATATCGGTACCGCGAAAATCAAGCCGGAAGAGATGGCGGGGATCCCTCATCATCTTATTGATGTTGCTTACCCCGATGAGGAATATGATGCGGCACGTTTTGTCAAAGAAGCTGCCGCCGCAATTGCTGCAATCATTGCAAAAGGTAAAACACCTTTACTTACCGGAGGCACTGGACTCTACCTCAAGGCACTTGTTGACGGTCTCTTTGCCGGTGTTCCCGAAGATCGTGAAATCAGGGAACAGCTTAAGCTGAGAGCGGCAAGCGAAGGCACCTCGAAACTACACGAGGAATTATCCCTATGTGACCGTATTAGCGCCGATAGAATCCATCCCAACGATACTTTGAGAATAATCAGAGGGCTTGAGATTTACCTTGCATCCGGGGTTCCCTGGTCTGAGCATCTGCGTCGCCAGAAACAGTCAGAGCAAAACGGGATAGTGAATAACATCTTGCAGGTTGGTTTAACCTGCGATCGGCAGAAACTTTATGAGCGTATCAATATGCGTTCTGAGATCATGCTTGAACAGGGATTGGAAGAGGAGGTTATGGGGCTCCTCAAGATGGGTTATCATGAAAATCTCAACTCCATGAAGTCTATAGGTTACCGGCATATGTTGAACTTCTTGAGCGGATTGTGGAATTACGAGGAAATGATGGAATATCTTGCCCGTGATACCAGGCGATACGCTAAGCGCCAGTATACCTGGTTCAACAAAATTACCGATCTTGAATGGTTTGAAGTTGAAAACAAAAAAATCATAATTGATCATATGTCTAACTGGCTGCAAAAACAGCAATAA